TTTCTATACAGGCTGCATACGCGCGATCGTATGCTTTTTGGTGCTCTATCTCTTTAGCACCCCCTCTTACCGACCAGGAGAAAGCCTGCGCTATTGAGCATCCGCTTTTAAAAGAATATCCTCGATTTCGGTAAACCCTTTGTTCCGAGCATGCTGCAATGGGGTGACCCCTTCGTTATCGGGAATGTTTACATCTGCACCATAGTCAATGAGCAATTGAACGGTCTCTTGCTGCTTTTTGCCGCCATCACCTAAGATCACCGCTTCCATTAATGCCGTCCAGCCGAGGTCGTTCACGTGATTGATATCTATGTCGGTTGTCGTGAGCAGCACTTGAATGACGTCTACATACCCGTGCTCGGCAGCCGGAATAAGCGCCGTTCCACCATAGCGATTAGTCAATGCCGGATCAGCGCCAGCCTCAATGGTCAGCTTTAAAATATCAAGATGCCCTTCGGCGCCAGCATATAAGAATGGGTTATCTTGAATGTCGTCTTGTAAATTCACGTCGGCTCCCGCAGCAATTAACACTTTTGCCGTCTCGATGTCGTTCGCGCGAGTAGCGATCATTAACGCTGTACGCCCGTCTGTATCTTGCTTGTCTACGTCGGCTCCTGCCTCAACATAGCGCTTTACTTCCTCCGTATCTTGCTGTTTGGCTGCTTGCAATAAAGAATCGTACATTGCTTCTCCCCCCTCATTTTGCGTTAATTCAACATCACCTTGAGAACACCCTTGACCAATGAGCAACACAAGAACACACAAAAAACAAGCTTCATTCTCATCAACTTCACCCTTTCGCAATCTGCAAGGATGCCACTAAAATATTTCGCAAAATTGAATCATCTAAGCTGAGGAAATTCCTATATTAATTCTACCAGAGCGTCGAAGGAAATTAAAAAAAGCCGTTCGCTCTAACTAACGACCGTGAAAAAAGCCCCCAGCCTCCATCTGACTGAGAGCGTTGCTTTGTACATGGTTAGACACCTCCGTCCAACCTCCGGTTACT
The nucleotide sequence above comes from Litoribacterium kuwaitense. Encoded proteins:
- a CDS encoding ankyrin repeat domain-containing protein encodes the protein MYDSLLQAAKQQDTEEVKRYVEAGADVDKQDTDGRTALMIATRANDIETAKVLIAAGADVNLQDDIQDNPFLYAGAEGHLDILKLTIEAGADPALTNRYGGTALIPAAEHGYVDVIQVLLTTTDIDINHVNDLGWTALMEAVILGDGGKKQQETVQLLIDYGADVNIPDNEGVTPLQHARNKGFTEIEDILLKADAQ